The sequence below is a genomic window from Bombus pyrosoma isolate SC7728 linkage group LG9, ASM1482585v1, whole genome shotgun sequence.
GGCGCAAAGCGATTAAGCGATTTTGTTGTGGACCCCGATTCTTCCCTTCGTCGGCTCACTCTTCCCGGCTTTCCACTTCTCCCGCGTCGCCTTTCGCCTCTCCCGCCGGCTGCGCTACGCCGCCGTAAACGCGCCCCTGAACGGAAATCTGCCTTTCTCCCCACTACCTTCACGCAAACCCCTTCCACCACCACGAATTGCTATAATGTTCAACCGGCAAAAATCAGGATTGTAtcaactttcttctttacaaCTTGTCAATTTCTTTACCCTTATCCCAATCATTATCTTTTGAAAATCGTTTATCTGATAGAAAATGATGATCATTGCGTCAAATCCCAACGCGTATCGTATATTGTACCGTTGAAAACGGTTGTTACTACAGGACTTCGCTGTTCCTATACGTTTATATATCATATCTGTGGAAAATTTCGGCATAgagtatatatttacaaatttattcttctataaaaaaataattaacaattatatgATCGACAAGCTTTTTCGCTTATATTTATCAATCTTCTTTCGTACGAAAGTGATCACTAGGTTCTAAGAGTCTTTCGACGGTCCTGTGTTAACCGGCCGTTCTCTTTACCCCACTATTCGTAGCTTGATGCGCACAACACTGAGTTGAATTCTCTGCGCCGCGTCTCCCCATAAGAAGCACACTGTTTCCGAGCATCCCGGCTATCCCCTAGCAGAGCGGGTCGATCGTTACGCGTAGAAGTACGGCCATTGTGTAAAAAGAAGCCACGGCGCTCGGATAGTGTACGCTGAGGACAAGACGTGTAGTTTTTTTTCCAAGTTTTCCTCTTGTGATATTTAGATTGTGCCAATATAGGTGAGTAATTTGCATACATATCCGTTGATTTATGTTTCAATTGTATATTCAATTTCGGGCAAGTTTATCGTcctaaaaaattgataaaaaatcaGGTCGCGCTGTTAAACCGATGGGCAGTACTTAAGTATCTTCGTCATACATGCGTGATCTTGGAAGAGTGTGTGTGTAGTGTTTGGAATATCATGATGGGGATATTTCGTTCGCGATTTAGATGAACTATCTGCTAATGCGAATGCAATCGCTATcatttttcatgtatttttgTACGCTTTTCGCCATTTTGCCTCGGTCAAGTGTATAAAGTCGGCCATTACGTTACGCGTGCTAGGTTGTGGTCCAGGGCCGGATGACGTACATACAAAAtactttatgatttttatcattgattcatgaattttaattacgcaTCATTCCTATCGTTCTAATGATGAATAAGTCATTATGCGTGAATATATTAagcaaattttctaattcaaaCATATCGTTTGCATCTCGTTTTCTATCGATCAGTCATTCGCAACTgacatatatttctttcttgttgCTTTACATCAAATGATACAACTACATAATGACATACATAAATTATGCACTGCAGATTTAAACAATGTGTGTGATTTCCGTGATGtttgtttcaatataaaacaattttgttgtattattgtgtcaaacatttttccattgacttttcaaataaaaaggaacATGTCTGTCAGAACAGGATTGTAATCTGTGATATTTTTTCCTGGTAGCTTGAACATTATGTCAAACGTCTAATGTTTGTGTAAGCtattaagtaaaaataaaaaaagtaagtATTTTGTCGGTTAGCGTCCTCTGGCTGTAGTTTCCAATCACGGCAAAGATCGTGATAGGTTGTAAGAGTAGAGCGCATGCTCGTTAGTTTCGTTCgcgttttttcttctcttgttCCCTCTTCCGGAGAAGCCTGCGCTCTCTGACGGCCGGCATAGAGGCAACCAAGTAGGCAGTCGGCTACGCCATTGTTGTAAAGGGCAGCGCTTGAGGCGCACGCCGAGTTCGGACGCTTACGCAGTTTATTTTCACTTATCACCCATCCCGTTGCTGTGATATTAGATTgttttatattccatattaGGTGAGTGTTATAACAAGTagtcaattatttattttcgatttcgGCGAAAATCTTCAGAGAATTTCGGGAAATCTTCTTGCGGGGTGACATGGCGCGGGCGGATCCTCTCCgtacttttaagaaaacatcGTTTTTGCTTAGTTACCGGTCAAAACAAATTTCCCAGTGGAGCAAGTGTTTGCGATTTTGATGTTTTCGTCCAGACGATGCTTTAACGGGAAATTCGAATAGCGGAGATCGATCTGAAATCTTGTTTCTTCTTGTGAACTTTTCCTCTATCGCCATTTTGTCCGGGCGCGACCTCGCGGGCGGCCATATTGCGAACCAcgtttcctctcttctcctcttctaGTTTCTGGTGGCGGTATGAGGAAAGTGTATGGTTCATTTTCGCCGGTTGGTAGTCGATTCgcgattgaaaaattatctgTCGCCAATTTGTTTTTGTTTCGCACATGTTGCTCGGCGTCATCTGACGTAACATTCAATACGagataacaatataaatagattACGCAATCGGACGTAAGCCGTGGTGAATGCACTCCcctttatttcgtattaatctTTACGCGCAAGTATCTGTATActtatgttatacattatgttatCCCCTCCATTGAGAGACTTACGCGTTGCGCATGTGAAGAGAGTAatcgattttccattttattgcGCGTTAGTGATGTAAACCTCGGTGATGTATATAAATTGTGTTACCCTTTTTACCTGAGAGATAAACTTTATCGTGGTTCTTCAGTGGTCCTATCAAACTTTGTGTGCTTTATTGTTCCAAGtgatgtttatatatttatatggtaCGCAATTTTGATACGCTGTCGCATGACgaataaagatagaaaaattacaaaccaGCGCCGCtcgcaaaatattttgataccAATACTAGGACATTTATGTATTCATATTGGGGATAATatagcattttttatttcccaaGCTTTATTCTAACAGTATCTTCTGATATACAGTTTGTAATGTCGATCGTCATATCATTagttattttcattacaaCTGGCTTAATGTGGGGTTTTCtcgaaatttgatattatcgtTAGGGTACTGAATATCCAGCAGACGTCCCTGAATTCCAGGGGCCTCGAACTAGTGCGCAAGTTAAATGCGCAGGTCGGGCGCAGCTGCGCATGCGTAGTGCTTGCGCGTCCTTCTGCATCATCCCCACCAAATCGTCCATTACCGTTATGAGAACACGCACAAAGGAAAAGGCCAGAAGACCAATTCGACCGACGCGCTTGCACCGTACGGCCATTTTGGAAGCTTTGCTGCTTCCTCGCGGAGCTTTTATCGTGGTTACACATATCAATCGGAATAATATAGATATCATTGGTCTTGCCTTTTATTTCCAAATCATCGGCCTCGATGTTCGTGTTAATTCAACACAACATAATTAGATAGCATTAAGCACGGTCGATCATCTTGAACGACAAACGGATTTATTTGGTTCATCATTATCCCGAATATTTCCTTCCTTGTTCAGTAACGAGGGAACGAAGCCAGAAAGAATGGAAGACGACCAGCAGTTCTGCCTTAGATGGAATAATCATCAGAGTACATTGATCCAGAACTTCGACACGCTTCTCGAAAGCGGGACGCTTGTCGACTGCACATTGGCAGCAGAGGGGAAATACCTGAAAGCCCATAAGGTAGTTCTATCTGCGTGCAGTCCTTATTTTGAGGTAAGTGAATCttgcgaatattttaattttaatatcgtttttaTCTCATTATTATTGCCATCacgcgattaattttattattattattatttaaattattattattaatattgtttgtattttGTCAATTACATTGTATTACATCTAATACTCGTACTTGGTTAATAGGCTTGgttgaattgaaatttaaaattgtttcatggTCTTGAATTTTTTCCTGTTAAGAGATTGAACACCTTATGTATTGATTCTCATATACGAAGTATAACTGTTATTTAGTTTGCTagataaatagaaaaggaaTTCGGATCTAGATTATCAAAGACATtggttatttaacatttaggCTTTTTTTTGGTATTGATGTatcgttttcatttattcatcgTACTTCgaattgtaagaaattttgGAATTCAAGCTAAAAGGGGGGAACCTCAAATTGAAACAAGATGGCTGCTCTTGTTGAATGTGGCCTGGGCAGAAGCCAGAGAGGCAGGGAGACTGAAAGCCCAAACCCCCTCCTGGTTCCTCCTGGTAATCAATACAGAGAAAGCAAGATGGCTGATTTCCAGGGCACTTGCCCTGGGATTTTACCCTGATGTGGGAGGAGGGGTGTATAAAGGAGCAATACATCTTTGAATTAGGAAATTGAATtctattatttagtattatttgACTTTTCTACATTAATTTCGATTGTTAATTTGCTAATGTGACATCtacttgtttattattattatctattaatatttaagtctaaagtatttgataaaatttgtgcAATTCGGAGgtttaatggaaatatttccattatagGGGCTCCTCAGTGAACATTATGACAAGCATCCTGTCTTTATACTCAAAGATGTTaagtttaaagaattaaaagcaatgaTGGACTATATGTACAGGGGAGAAGTAAATATCTCCCAAGACCAATTGGCAGCACTCCTTAAAGCTGCTGAGTCTCTGCAAATTAAAGGTCTATCGGAAAGTAAAACAAGTGGTAGCAGTAAGACGGATTCTAGGCAACAAAAGGTCGTTCCGCAAACATCACAGCCTGACATTCCAATTTCGTCTTCCGGTCTTACGATAGAAAAGAACAAAGTTCCTAGGCAGGGTGTGTCGCAAGGTCCCCTGGGGGATTTACCTGAAGACTCTGCCAGTCCTCAAATACCGAAGGGTTTGTCCTCTAGGTAAGAACGTTGGAACTTTTCATTTGTCATTCGTCATTCGTTgggaatataaaattattattctcgtTATTTTTACAGGGAAGGTTCCCAAAGTCCCACatcaaggaaaagaaaaagatttagaCGAAAAAGTATAGGTGATGATAATTCAGTAGAAAATCACGAAGCTTCGAATTCAAGTGACATGCCTCAACAAATGGGTGTTCCTGCGCTTGGAATTGCACCTGTAGCAGATGAAAAATCGCATGCAGACCCCACAGATTCCATTGGCAGGTCAGCCTTAATGACGCAGCTGACGAAACCTGCCGATGAAATGTTACAGGTGAGTCTTATGAAATTCGACGTTGAATTTTTACCGTATGAGATcatgtattaattattcaccAACATCTAATAGAAGCTGTTATCTAGTGATACTGTTTCTTTCGCGTGTTGGTAGAGCAAATGATATCGTACTTAATCCTACTATTTGATGTCATATCTACTTGATCTTATAGAGTGGAAACGGTGCGATACATGATAGTAATAATTcacatgttttatatattttgacaacatttaaatagataaatgatacaaagagaaatactgattcttataaaatgattttctcCCTCAGTTGCCGCTAGAAAAACCCGAACCAAGTGATAATCTCATTGAACCAAAGTCTGAATATCTCGAAGATCCAGAAGAAAGCGTCGAAGATCTGACGCTGGATGACGACATGAATGATTTGAACGAGATGGAACAAGATAACAATAGAGCCGGCCCATCCCACGACCCCTCCCAGCATCCTGGTAAGTTGAAcaatcgtattatttttatattttatttattcttctttcgttataacgtagtagcgAAATACAGGGTATTTTGACGAATTTACGCGATATGTGAgtcgatttcaaattttgtgCGCATACGTTTCGAATTCTCGTTTGTTGTCCAGATATATACTTACATAGTTTCACGCACGGCGAGTTTCCCATACGAAATTAAGCGAGAAATGATACCATGTTGTGCACACGTTATGCATGTATGTAGTCCAGCAGCAAAACTTCGATTCAAAGAAACTTTGAATCGAAGCGTAGCTGCTCTCTCCATCTGAGTGAAATAAGTTTGATAAAAGGATaggatttatatatatatataatatgtaaacgTATCACGTTAACATAggtttatgaatttaaaatgtaaaattaaattagaggAAGGGACTCGTTCATTAATGACTTGTTCGTTCAGTTATGCGAACGTTTcgttttttgtttgttaaatgttatacGGGTCGTGTAATGATCGGCCGACACTAGCTTGGGTTTCCTCGTTGCAGGTGGGGGGGCGGGAGCGCGGTCTCGGTCGAGAGGGAATTTGATGGGTGGTGATGGCGGTGCCCTCTGGGCGTCTCATTTCCTCGAATGTAAAAAAGGGCCGAATATGAGGCGGCCGCGCACAGATGTTGACGTAGGCGCGTTGCTTAAATCGCTGGAAAAAAAACAGGGCAGAAAGTATAGTTTAGACTCGGTTAAAATGTCCCTGGATGCAATATTACAGCAGGGAGTTAGCACCACTCAGGCATCAGAGATGTACGGCATTAATCGTTCAACCCTGcaattctatttgaaaaagtTGAACGTCGTCAGAAGGAGATGGAGACAACAACCTAGTAACCTGATCCAGCCTAGACAGCCTTAGTGTGGTGTATGCTTTTACGTGTGTAGTTTATATAACGTCCGATAGCATCGAGACTTGTCAGTGAATAATAATATGCCATTGATCGACAGTGAACCGTTCGATTCTATTCTGCTCtgttttcttgtattttcatttccgCGTTTgattataagtatatatatttattttagattacatatatatacatatatacacatacacataataaaaattggataaGTGCCCGAAACGAACTACAACGTAAGTGCTCGCTAGTCATCCCCACCATTCGGGGGAGGGTTCCCTTCGATATACTGCGAAGCTCGATAGTAGAATGGCGTAACCTCTGATCCGACTTTAAATGTCAATGAGACAATTCAATGAtaacacatttttatttttgacatctttttaattaaacttataTCGCATTTTTGAGATCTTTCTGATTAACGCGTTGACGCCATCGCTGATATTCATGGTTTTCTCTGTGAGGCGGCGCCCGAATGCACGGTTTGCTTCGTGGGGCGGCGCAGGGTCACATTAGACTGTTCGACACGACcgcaatttttcaactttgacCTTAATTTATAGTTAACTTACAAAAGCTATACGATTCCTGTTGGGTTCAATGAATTCCATGGACTTCAATTAATACATTGATATACAATAGTTTGGCAATATCAATTTGCCatatatctataaatgttAAGTAAAGCCAATGGGGACCAGCTGTGGCCCTAATTTtgtactttcaatttttctcaaaaagtaGAGGTCTGACGCGAATTCTGACCATCGCACGCAATTCTgtgaacatttttctataagaAACGTTTATAGCGCGaatcaaaaaatttttcaattccgCACAGGAAAAAAGAATAGTCATGCATGTTCGTCGAAGAACAACGGCGTAAGGAACATGCACGACGAAAATAGTGTTAGGttacgttaaatttttaaaatggacTGACAAAAGGCCCCAGTATGTATGCTAACTACttctaaaaatgttattgttcaggagaaaaatagtaaattaaagccagacacttttttttataatgatgCTAAAAAGGGGGTTGATCTATCCGATTAGATGTCATCCTATTATAGTTGTTTGCCCAGAACCGTAAAATAgtatagaaatattgtaatagaattaatatgcGGGACTTACCTCGTAAATGTGTGGTGTGTACATAGAAAATGGGGTactaaaagttttaaaatcttaaaatttcgCGAAGAAATTATTGATCACCTTTTAGGTACAGTGAATCCCAACAGAGAAGAAATGCCAAGTGAAAATGAAGTACTGCCCAAAAAACAGTTACATTTTCTGCAGTCGTACCAAGGGCCCGCGAGCAAAACGAGACGTCGGTGTAAACAATGTTATAAACgcatttctaaaataaaaggTAGAGAGTATGCCTTGAAAAGAGCCAAAAAAGTAACAACATATTGTGATCGTTGTAAGGGCCAGCCGACACTTTGTCTAACttgttttagaaaattacatgaagaaaggaaataattatgttaagtttataatattgaattgttatgtttttattattgtatgtCTGCTTATAATGTtgagataaataatataaacatattttgtactatctattttgtaaaatacatgTGTGATCCATCGCGATGCACGCCGCCCCACGGGACAGACACGTGTGACCCGCCGATGGTGCATGCCGGCGTCAACGTGttaaccccttaacctacGATTTACGTTCGATAATTTTGGGCCGAAAACGTAAACAAGCTCGAGCAGCCTTCGAGCCATTCGCATGACTTGTGTAGTACGATGATCGGGtcaatcgtaaatattacggaTATGGCTTGTGGTATGATGGTCGCGGTTTGTAATTTGCCCCACCACAAATAGCGCAGACAAGGCTCGTGATATATTCTTGTTATCTCTTCGTATCGTGATCAGTTTCAAGTTATTCTTGGTCACATTCGcacatcgaaatttattttcataaattctagAGAATTATAGAGGACGAGGACAATTATCTTCCGGGGATATGCCAGAGAGACTGCACGCGAAGCATTGGGCTCATTTTCCAAAACACATTGACCCAACAGCATCAAAATTAAGACCGTCAAAACCTTGTAGAGTTTgccaaaaaaataaaaaacgtagAGAAACAACGTGGGAGTGTAAGAAGTGCAAAGTTTCCTTACATCTACCAGAATGTTTCGAATTGTATCACACCATTgcagattattaattttgtattagtgatttttgtataaataaactttttgtaGTACTTGCATCTACCACAATTATTGCATCAGGTTGTAGTTACTTATCAAATATTCCACAAATATCTATAGCTTTAGGAGGGCGCCGCcgctaatatttatatttggcccgatcatcgtactacgggctatgcccgtaatatttacgtttggtCCGATTATctactacgggctatgcccgtGATATTTACGTTTGACCCGATCATCgtactacgggctatgcccgtagTTGTAGGTTGAGGGGTTAAAGTAAGGTCAAATGCGATAtactttaatttacatttacctatttaatgaatttgttattctttcaATCAGGGGAACTTCAGAATTACATTGGTGAAAGTTTCACtgaacaaaattgaaaaatgaaattcaatcgTTGCATTAGTATCGTCTCATCGATGTATTTCATTCGCattgttcttttcttcgtttggtAAAATCTTGAATCGTATCTATCATTCTGATTAATAGCTTGACTGAGTGAGTGTGCGGCTTGTATTCAGATTTTTGGGCacttattcaatttttacggtatatcttt
It includes:
- the LOC122570551 gene encoding longitudinals lacking protein, isoforms A/B/D/L-like isoform X4, whose translation is MEDDQQFCLRWNNHQSTLIQNFDTLLESGTLVDCTLAAEGKYLKAHKVVLSACSPYFEGLLSEHYDKHPVFILKDVKFKELKAMMDYMYRGEVNISQDQLAALLKAAESLQIKGLSESKTSGSSKTDSRQQKVVPQTSQPDIPISSSGLTIEKNKVPRQGVSQGPLGDLPEDSASPQIPKGLSSREGSQSPTSRKRKRFRRKSIGDDNSVENHEASNSSDMPQQMGVPALGIAPVADEKSHADPTDSIGRSALMTQLTKPADEMLQLPLEKPEPSDNLIEPKSEYLEDPEESVEDLTLDDDMNDLNEMEQDNNRAGPSHDPSQHPAGIGAWHVTGDRSNAGGVVGSVAGAPGTTDEVFLAAQEAAQAHRDSQDTQKYSSSNWTVLALPTLTPVNTALYTRHLRSMTFKGDQDKMRRYGPRKYLCTDCNRKFALMASLKRHRTFECNKRTAVSEKNVREKLSEQERRRKKKHTCPNCNRSYKLFTSLWRHQNYECGVEPKFSCPICKNRFSQKANLERHVRTKH
- the LOC122570551 gene encoding longitudinals lacking protein, isoforms A/B/D/L-like isoform X13 encodes the protein MEDDQQFCLRWNNHQSTLIQNFDTLLESGTLVDCTLAAEGKYLKAHKVVLSACSPYFEGLLSEHYDKHPVFILKDVKFKELKAMMDYMYRGEVNISQDQLAALLKAAESLQIKGLSESKTSGSSKTDSRQQKVVPQTSQPDIPISSSGLTIEKNKVPRQGVSQGPLGDLPEDSASPQIPKGLSSREGSQSPTSRKRKRFRRKSIGDDNSVENHEASNSSDMPQQMGVPALGIAPVADEKSHADPTDSIGRSALMTQLTKPADEMLQLPLEKPEPSDNLIEPKSEYLEDPEESVEDLTLDDDMNDLNEMEQDNNRAGPSHDPSQHPAGIGAWHVTGDRSNAGGVVGSVAGAPGTTDEVFLAAQEAAQAHRDSQDIKRIKIETDLENLCSVVMEEAKDFDYEEEKPLGSRRRRATAIRDIERHTCSRCSKSYIHAWHLKRHTKFECGQEPRVQCPYCAARMKQRGHVYRHIRQCHRGQNVYVIDLN
- the LOC122570551 gene encoding longitudinals lacking protein-like isoform X34, with protein sequence MEDDQQFCLRWNNHQSTLIQNFDTLLESGTLVDCTLAAEGKYLKAHKVVLSACSPYFEGLLSEHYDKHPVFILKDVKFKELKAMMDYMYRGEVNISQDQLAALLKAAESLQIKGLSESKTSGSSKTDSRQQKVVPQTSQPDIPISSSGLTIEKNKVPRQGVSQGPLGDLPEDSASPQIPKGLSSREGSQSPTSRKRKRFRRKSIGDDNSVENHEASNSSDMPQQMGVPALGIAPVADEKSHADPTDSIGRSALMTQLTKPADEMLQLPLEKPEPSDNLIEPKSEYLEDPEESVEDLTLDDDMNDLNEMEQDNNRAGPSHDPSQHPAGIGAWHVTGDRSNAGGVVGSVAGAPGTTDEVFLAAQEAAQAHRDSQDSRYHANACYKKRRVRFNDATYKQYPCPNCPSVFVWKCTLKRHLRNECGQEPRFKCPYCVYRGKWKANICRHIKRVHKDCSIYVLSA
- the LOC122570551 gene encoding longitudinals lacking protein-like isoform X25, coding for MEDDQQFCLRWNNHQSTLIQNFDTLLESGTLVDCTLAAEGKYLKAHKVVLSACSPYFEGLLSEHYDKHPVFILKDVKFKELKAMMDYMYRGEVNISQDQLAALLKAAESLQIKGLSESKTSGSSKTDSRQQKVVPQTSQPDIPISSSGLTIEKNKVPRQGVSQGPLGDLPEDSASPQIPKGLSSREGSQSPTSRKRKRFRRKSIGDDNSVENHEASNSSDMPQQMGVPALGIAPVADEKSHADPTDSIGRSALMTQLTKPADEMLQLPLEKPEPSDNLIEPKSEYLEDPEESVEDLTLDDDMNDLNEMEQDNNRAGPSHDPSQHPAGIGAWHVTGDRSNAGGVVGSVAGAPGTTDEVFLAAQEAAQAHRDSQESMWQRRSHRRQRSGPRQGTEIASQCNETRFFCEACGKSYKWKESLFKHRRVECGKLPQFTCEVCGYRFMHKHHLIKHLTSIHQVTPLNGAAMLVFQ
- the LOC122570551 gene encoding longitudinals lacking protein-like isoform X31, which produces MEDDQQFCLRWNNHQSTLIQNFDTLLESGTLVDCTLAAEGKYLKAHKVVLSACSPYFEGLLSEHYDKHPVFILKDVKFKELKAMMDYMYRGEVNISQDQLAALLKAAESLQIKGLSESKTSGSSKTDSRQQKVVPQTSQPDIPISSSGLTIEKNKVPRQGVSQGPLGDLPEDSASPQIPKGLSSREGSQSPTSRKRKRFRRKSIGDDNSVENHEASNSSDMPQQMGVPALGIAPVADEKSHADPTDSIGRSALMTQLTKPADEMLQLPLEKPEPSDNLIEPKSEYLEDPEESVEDLTLDDDMNDLNEMEQDNNRAGPSHDPSQHPAGIGAWHVTGDRSNAGGVVGSVAGAPGTTDEVFLAAQEAAQAHRDSQAFLQMLPLPWIEDKYPERSSRKSKTRFPCPRCRKSYTTKSAVTAHFKYDCGKPPRFECPYCGKLSKKKFNIQDHIRHKHPSKPVICNTLF
- the LOC122570551 gene encoding longitudinals lacking protein, isoforms A/B/D/L-like isoform X14; translated protein: MEDDQQFCLRWNNHQSTLIQNFDTLLESGTLVDCTLAAEGKYLKAHKVVLSACSPYFEGLLSEHYDKHPVFILKDVKFKELKAMMDYMYRGEVNISQDQLAALLKAAESLQIKGLSESKTSGSSKTDSRQQKVVPQTSQPDIPISSSGLTIEKNKVPRQGVSQGPLGDLPEDSASPQIPKGLSSREGSQSPTSRKRKRFRRKSIGDDNSVENHEASNSSDMPQQMGVPALGIAPVADEKSHADPTDSIGRSALMTQLTKPADEMLQLPLEKPEPSDNLIEPKSEYLEDPEESVEDLTLDDDMNDLNEMEQDNNRAGPSHDPSQHPAGIGAWHVTGDRSNAGGVVGSVAGAPGTTDEVFLAAQEAAQAHRDSQGAMYLPEPSIFQYHVDHCLQLEPQQQRCRRLGKKHGSNDSNRYNCPKCERTYRHLHHMLRHYKFECGSPPRFQCPYCEMRSKQSNNVYKHIRLKHPGSKLEVVVLQYDQQ
- the LOC122570551 gene encoding longitudinals lacking protein-like isoform X24, whose protein sequence is MEDDQQFCLRWNNHQSTLIQNFDTLLESGTLVDCTLAAEGKYLKAHKVVLSACSPYFEGLLSEHYDKHPVFILKDVKFKELKAMMDYMYRGEVNISQDQLAALLKAAESLQIKGLSESKTSGSSKTDSRQQKVVPQTSQPDIPISSSGLTIEKNKVPRQGVSQGPLGDLPEDSASPQIPKGLSSREGSQSPTSRKRKRFRRKSIGDDNSVENHEASNSSDMPQQMGVPALGIAPVADEKSHADPTDSIGRSALMTQLTKPADEMLQLPLEKPEPSDNLIEPKSEYLEDPEESVEDLTLDDDMNDLNEMEQDNNRAGPSHDPSQHPAGIGAWHVTGDRSNAGGVVGSVAGAPGTTDEVFLAAQEAAQAHRDSQDSVQSWWPYREVGRSTKCRSTKLRNAIYICPSPNCAKSFNWKGNLNRHLRYECGVQPRFKCPYCEYRCKVKGDVSKHIPRRHHGLVVYVVDLFTASSSN
- the LOC122570551 gene encoding longitudinals lacking protein, isoforms H/M/V-like isoform X39; this encodes MEDDQQFCLRWNNHQSTLIQNFDTLLESGTLVDCTLAAEGKYLKAHKVVLSACSPYFEGLLSEHYDKHPVFILKDVKFKELKAMMDYMYRGEVNISQDQLAALLKAAESLQIKGLSESKTSGSSKTDSRQQKVVPQTSQPDIPISSSGLTIEKNKVPRQGVSQGPLGDLPEDSASPQIPKGLSSREGSQSPTSRKRKRFRRKSIGDDNSVENHEASNSSDMPQQMGVPALGIAPVADEKSHADPTDSIGRSALMTQLTKPADEMLQLPLEKPEPSDNLIEPKSEYLEDPEESVEDLTLDDDMNDLNEMEQDNNRAGPSHDPSQHPAGIGAWHVTGDRSNAGGVVGSVAGAPGTTDEVFLAAQEAAQAHRDSQVQRQSRPADNPKRLTERHFPSFYEPKNRKRRCVVCRKNDKRSESRYECKDCNVGLCIDPCFKIYHSKLCY
- the LOC122570551 gene encoding protein jim lovell-like isoform X8, whose translation is MEDDQQFCLRWNNHQSTLIQNFDTLLESGTLVDCTLAAEGKYLKAHKVVLSACSPYFEGLLSEHYDKHPVFILKDVKFKELKAMMDYMYRGEVNISQDQLAALLKAAESLQIKGLSESKTSGSSKTDSRQQKVVPQTSQPDIPISSSGLTIEKNKVPRQGVSQGPLGDLPEDSASPQIPKGLSSREGSQSPTSRKRKRFRRKSIGDDNSVENHEASNSSDMPQQMGVPALGIAPVADEKSHADPTDSIGRSALMTQLTKPADEMLQLPLEKPEPSDNLIEPKSEYLEDPEESVEDLTLDDDMNDLNEMEQDNNRAGPSHDPSQHPAGIGAWHVTGDRSNAGGVVGSVAGAPGTTDEVFLAAQEAAQAHRDSQGVVSRLVCATWRQRKSTAQRLSAANKRFFCSNACGSSFTHRGSLTRHLRYECRQNPRFKCPSCDFRSRWTSDVYRHILDITRTLATRSDEYGSTTRLTSNIPALIVRAFSFGNAR
- the LOC122570551 gene encoding longitudinals lacking protein, isoforms A/B/D/L-like isoform X19 produces the protein MEDDQQFCLRWNNHQSTLIQNFDTLLESGTLVDCTLAAEGKYLKAHKVVLSACSPYFEGLLSEHYDKHPVFILKDVKFKELKAMMDYMYRGEVNISQDQLAALLKAAESLQIKGLSESKTSGSSKTDSRQQKVVPQTSQPDIPISSSGLTIEKNKVPRQGVSQGPLGDLPEDSASPQIPKGLSSREGSQSPTSRKRKRFRRKSIGDDNSVENHEASNSSDMPQQMGVPALGIAPVADEKSHADPTDSIGRSALMTQLTKPADEMLQLPLEKPEPSDNLIEPKSEYLEDPEESVEDLTLDDDMNDLNEMEQDNNRAGPSHDPSQHPAGIGAWHVTGDRSNAGGVVGSVAGAPGTTDEVFLAAQEAAQAHRDSQGVQCPVSNCTCYRDGPRCIYDHYRNERSENYPCHKCGNVFTRKNNLYNHLKFQCGQLPRFNCPYCPYRTRHSSNVRSHIRRMHPDQVVYVLDIHGDQQNNEASNN
- the LOC122570551 gene encoding longitudinals lacking protein-like isoform X23, translated to MEDDQQFCLRWNNHQSTLIQNFDTLLESGTLVDCTLAAEGKYLKAHKVVLSACSPYFEGLLSEHYDKHPVFILKDVKFKELKAMMDYMYRGEVNISQDQLAALLKAAESLQIKGLSESKTSGSSKTDSRQQKVVPQTSQPDIPISSSGLTIEKNKVPRQGVSQGPLGDLPEDSASPQIPKGLSSREGSQSPTSRKRKRFRRKSIGDDNSVENHEASNSSDMPQQMGVPALGIAPVADEKSHADPTDSIGRSALMTQLTKPADEMLQLPLEKPEPSDNLIEPKSEYLEDPEESVEDLTLDDDMNDLNEMEQDNNRAGPSHDPSQHPAGIGAWHVTGDRSNAGGVVGSVAGAPGTTDEVFLAAQEAAQAHRDSQEEVPRPIENYGWNRAVANRKATTHPRARHKVLHICPKCGRPFNWRYNLQHHLKYACGQLPRFNCPYCAYRTKHTSNVRAHVRRKHPGKEVYVVDLMSAQH